In Rhododendron vialii isolate Sample 1 chromosome 9a, ASM3025357v1, the following are encoded in one genomic region:
- the LOC131300556 gene encoding pentatricopeptide repeat-containing protein At1g71060, mitochondrial: MVLPRFLYRLPRPIAKPYPLIPKTYTLSPNSSLPPCQDQNSTPSPTNHVENPVGFPPAALLLLRFHNTPGFHRPIHDNSANTQVSSNTTDQNTDLTSARISENSEKLCKILLSNHHTLASPDPALNSAKVEVCPTLSISVLKKLSNAGILALSFFRWAEKQKGFKHTTESYNALIEALGKIKQFKMVWNLVSEMKQRNLLTKETFGLISRRYARARKVKEAIEAFETMEKFGLKLELSDFNRLIDTLSKSRNVERAHQVFDKWKNRKFQPDIKSYTILLEGWGQEQNLIRLDEVYREMRDDGFEPDVVTYGIMINAFCKAKKFDEAIRMFHEMETKNVNLTPHIYCTLINGLGADKRLSEAVKFFELSKASGFVPEAPTYNALVGCYCWSQRMYDAHKVVDEMRKCGVGPNSRTYDIILHHLVKNGRTKQAYSIFEKMSDDCEPSVSTYEIIVRMFRDEGRLAMAVRVWDRMKQKGVLPGMHMYSTLINSLCHENRLDDACKYFQEMLDMGIRPPAPMFSNLKQALLADGRNDAVQILGQKLEKLRKTPLVG; the protein is encoded by the coding sequence ATGGTTCTCCCCCGATTCCTCTATCGTTTACCAAGACCAATTGCTAAACCATATCCTTTGATTCCCAAAACTTATACCCTCTCTCCTaattcctctctccctccttgtCAAGATCAAAACTCGACTCCCAGTCCAACAAACCATGTCGAAAATCCAGTTGGGTTCCCTCCCGCTgcgcttcttcttcttcggttTCACAACACTCCAGGCTTCCACAGACCAATCCATGACAATTCAGCAAATACCCAAGTCTCTAGCAACACCACTGACCAAAACACAGATCTTACATCAGCCCGAATTTCCGAAAACAGTGAAAAACTTTGCAAAATACTACTATCAAACCACCACACTTTAGCAAGTCCTGACCCTGCTTTAAACTCTGCCAAAGTTGAGGTGTGCCCCACACTTTCTATTTCAGTACTGAAAAAACTGAGCAACGCTGGAATCCTCGCCCTCTCCTTCTTCCGGTGGGCCGAGAAGCAAAAAGGGTTCAAACATACCACAGAGAGTTACAATGCTTTGATTGAGGCTTTGGGAAAGATCAAGCAATTCAAGATGGTTTGGAATTTGGTGAGCGAAATGAAACAGAGGAATCTGTTGACGAAAGAGACATTTGGGCTGATTTCGCGTAGGTACGCAAGGGCTAGGAAGGTGAAAGAAGCCATTGAGGCATTTGAGACGATGGAGAAATTCGGGTTGAAGCTAGAATTGTCGGATTTTAACCGGCTGATTGATACGTTGAGTAAGTCGAGAAATGTGGAAAGAGCACACCAGGTGTTTGATAAATGGAAAAACAGAAAGTTTCAGCCCGATATCAAGTCGTACACGATTTTGTTGGAAGGGTGGGGGCAGGAACAGAATTTGATTCGTTTGGATGAGGTTTATAGGGAGATGAGGGACGATGGGTTTGAGCCGGATGTTGTGACTTATGGAATTATGATCAATGCTTTTTGTAAAGCTAAGAAGTTCGATGAAGCGATTCGGATGTTTCATGAGATGGAAACAAAGAATGTAAATCTAACTCCACATATATACTGTACTTTGATCAATGGATTGGGAGCTGACAAAAGGCTCAGTGAAGCTGTCAAGTTTTTTGAACTATCCAAGGCCAGTGGTTTTGTTCCGGAGGCACCCACTTATAATGCACTTGTGGGTTGTTACTGCTGGTCACAGAGGATGTATGATGCGCATAAGGTGGTAGATGAGATGAGAAAATGTGGGGTCGGTCCGAATTCACGAACATATGACATAATCCTTCATCACTTGGTAAAGAATGGGAGGACTAAACAAGCATACTCGATTTTCGAAAAAATGAGCGATGACTGTGAGCCAAGTGTGAGTACTTATGAAATCATTGTTAGGATGTTTCGTGATGAGGGGCGTTTGGCTATGGCAGTGAGGGTTTGGGATCGGATGAAACAGAAAGGAGTTCTCCCGGGTATGCATATGTATTCGACCTTGATTAACAGTTTGTGCCATGAGAATAGGCTGGATGATGCGTGCAAGTATTTTCAGGAGATGCTTGATATGGGCATTCGGCCTCCTGCCCCGATGTTCAGTAATCTGAAACAAGCTCTTCTTGCCGATGGGAGGAATGATGCTGTTCAGATTCTGGGTCAGAAGCTCGAGAAACTGAGGAAAACACCCCTAGTTGGTTGA